In Marinobacter antarcticus, one genomic interval encodes:
- a CDS encoding ATP-binding SpoIIE family protein phosphatase produces the protein MDEPAAESDPLKILIADDSDSDRVILKTLLRHLGHHVLDAANGREAVALFRSGEPDIVLLDALMPAMDGMEAAREIKRLAGERMVPLIFITSLSEAEDLARCLEAGGDGFLSKPYNRVMIDAKINAFNRMRLMHQALSDQRDLMHERNRQLLEEQHVARRVFDNVAHTGCLDSPNIRYHASPLSVFSGDVLFASPRPAGGMLVFTGDFTGHGLPAAIGAMPVAETFYGMASKGFDGSDILREINQKLVRILPKDMFCCGAMVEADFGLNQLKVWNGGLPDGWLVRSSAASYSLPSRHLPLGILNADQFNAEMETIRTLPGDRLLLMTDGVLECSNEEGHLFGERGVRLAVEGVTSGRHPFDALMSGIRRFTGRQKFGDDLTLCCLEMVDHAGLTAMPEGAEPSTLAGPTEWKCVYEIRERTLGEFSPLPLLLHICMEVPGLRRKSGEIYTLLSELYNNALEHGVLELPSEWKYTPEGFDRYYFERALRLSGVSGHYIRFSFHHEPMQWGGRLRVVCEDSGQGFDFQNHAVLQSTEMEQSGPRYAGRGLILLKRLAESIRFHEQGSRVEIVYDWYF, from the coding sequence ATGGATGAGCCTGCAGCAGAAAGCGACCCCCTGAAAATCCTCATTGCCGATGACAGCGACAGTGACCGGGTGATCCTGAAAACCCTGCTGAGACACCTTGGCCACCATGTGCTGGATGCTGCTAATGGTCGGGAGGCGGTGGCACTTTTTCGTTCGGGCGAGCCGGACATCGTCCTTCTGGACGCATTGATGCCCGCAATGGACGGCATGGAGGCGGCGCGGGAGATTAAACGGCTTGCCGGTGAGCGCATGGTGCCGCTGATTTTCATTACCTCTCTGTCGGAAGCGGAGGATCTGGCGCGATGCCTTGAAGCAGGCGGCGACGGCTTTCTGAGCAAACCCTATAACCGGGTAATGATCGACGCCAAGATCAATGCCTTTAACCGGATGCGTCTGATGCACCAGGCTCTGTCAGACCAGAGGGATCTGATGCATGAGCGCAACCGGCAACTGCTGGAGGAGCAACATGTGGCGCGGCGGGTCTTTGACAACGTCGCTCACACCGGGTGCCTGGATTCGCCTAACATTCGCTACCACGCGTCGCCCCTATCGGTCTTCAGTGGCGATGTGCTGTTCGCTTCACCCCGCCCTGCCGGTGGAATGCTTGTGTTTACGGGCGATTTTACCGGACATGGATTGCCTGCAGCGATTGGCGCCATGCCCGTTGCGGAAACCTTTTACGGCATGGCAAGCAAAGGCTTTGACGGGTCCGATATTCTCCGGGAAATCAATCAGAAGCTGGTGCGCATACTGCCGAAAGACATGTTCTGCTGCGGTGCGATGGTTGAGGCAGACTTCGGGCTCAACCAGCTGAAAGTATGGAATGGTGGCTTACCCGATGGGTGGCTGGTGCGCTCATCCGCCGCAAGTTATAGCCTGCCATCCCGACATCTGCCACTGGGGATTCTGAACGCTGATCAGTTTAATGCCGAAATGGAGACCATCAGAACGCTGCCCGGCGACCGGCTGCTGTTGATGACCGATGGCGTGCTGGAATGCAGCAACGAAGAAGGCCATCTCTTCGGTGAGCGTGGCGTGCGGCTCGCAGTCGAGGGCGTGACCTCCGGACGGCATCCGTTTGATGCTCTTATGAGTGGAATACGGCGGTTTACCGGGCGCCAGAAATTCGGTGATGATCTCACGCTCTGCTGTCTGGAAATGGTTGATCACGCGGGACTTACGGCTATGCCCGAAGGGGCTGAGCCTTCCACTCTGGCTGGGCCGACGGAGTGGAAGTGTGTGTATGAAATCCGGGAGCGCACGCTGGGGGAGTTCAGCCCCTTGCCGTTGTTGCTCCATATCTGCATGGAAGTGCCGGGGCTGCGGCGTAAAAGCGGAGAAATTTATACCTTGCTCTCAGAGCTGTATAATAATGCTCTGGAACATGGTGTTCTTGAGCTACCTTCTGAATGGAAGTACACACCGGAGGGCTTTGACCGTTACTATTTCGAGCGTGCTTTGCGTCTCAGCGGAGTGAGCGGCCATTACATCAGGTTCAGTTTTCATCATGAACCTATGCAGTGGGGTGGGCGCCTGCGGGTTGTTTGCGAAGACAGCGGCCAGGGGTTCGATTTCCAGAATCATGCGGTTCTGCAATCCACGGAGATGGAGCAGAGCGGGCCCCGTTATGCGGGGCGTGGACTGATTTTGCTAAAGCGACTGGCAGAATCCATCAGGTTTCATGAACAGGGGAGTCGGGTGGAAATTGTTTATGATTGGTACTTTTAA
- a CDS encoding Hpt domain-containing protein, with translation MVDKPHLDDEALAELQDVMEDEFEMLIRTYLNDSQERIDSLKGAMMDGDSGAFAKTAHSFKGSSINIGAPRLGELCREAEEAGKSDSLNEAPAVLEAIKSEFQRVTNALNALMARGAS, from the coding sequence ATGGTTGATAAGCCACACCTTGATGACGAAGCTTTGGCAGAGCTTCAGGACGTAATGGAAGATGAGTTCGAGATGCTGATCCGGACCTATCTTAATGATTCGCAAGAACGAATCGATAGCTTGAAGGGGGCCATGATGGATGGGGATTCAGGCGCCTTTGCAAAAACGGCCCATAGCTTCAAGGGTAGCAGCATTAATATTGGAGCTCCTCGACTTGGAGAGCTGTGCCGGGAAGCGGAGGAAGCCGGGAAGAGCGATAGCCTTAACGAAGCTCCGGCCGTTCTGGAAGCCATTAAGTCAGAATTTCAACGGGTTACTAATGCGCTTAATGCTCTGATGGCGCGCGGCGCCAGCTAG
- the fliI gene encoding flagellar protein export ATPase FliI: MTSSLADRLDRYQAYLRAEPEPELSGRLTRMVGLTLECVGCPMVVGDRCVIKGQGSGTVEAEVVGFEDDKVYLMPLTAIEGLKPGARVVPLASASRVPVGPLMLGRVVDGSGEPLDGKGPLQAEARVPLTGEIINPLNRAPVRQSMDVGIRAINALLTVGQGQRLGLFAGSGVGKSMLLGMMTRFTDADVIVVGLIGERGREVKEFIEDILGEEGLARSVVVAAPADDSPLMRLRAAMLTTRIAEYYRDKGKRVLLLMDSLTRYAQAQREIALAVGEPPATKGYPPSVFAKLPQLVERTGNGLPGGGSITAFYTVLTEGDDQQDPIADAARAILDGHIVLSRRLAEEGHYPAIDVEASISRVMPQVTETEHFARSQRFKQVYSRYQQARDLISVGAYVKGSDPETDFAITHIGNMRQFLQQGLNERASLTESIEGLLSVVPERRSPERRKSAVPDPDAANASRGVS; encoded by the coding sequence ATGACATCCTCCCTGGCTGATCGCCTGGATCGATACCAGGCTTATTTGCGTGCAGAGCCTGAGCCGGAGCTATCAGGCCGCCTGACCCGAATGGTAGGGCTGACGCTGGAGTGCGTTGGCTGCCCTATGGTGGTGGGGGATCGCTGTGTGATAAAAGGCCAGGGTTCAGGCACCGTTGAGGCCGAAGTCGTGGGGTTTGAGGATGACAAGGTCTACCTTATGCCGCTGACCGCCATCGAAGGCCTTAAACCAGGCGCCAGGGTGGTTCCGCTAGCCTCCGCAAGTCGCGTTCCTGTTGGCCCTCTTATGCTGGGTCGTGTGGTGGATGGCAGCGGCGAACCCCTCGATGGCAAAGGCCCGCTCCAGGCAGAGGCCCGGGTTCCGCTGACCGGAGAAATCATAAACCCCCTCAACCGGGCACCTGTAAGGCAGTCCATGGATGTTGGCATTCGGGCTATTAATGCCCTGCTGACCGTTGGTCAGGGCCAGCGTCTGGGGCTGTTTGCTGGCAGTGGTGTTGGTAAAAGTATGCTGCTGGGTATGATGACCCGGTTCACCGATGCCGACGTTATCGTGGTTGGGTTGATCGGTGAGCGTGGCCGGGAGGTCAAGGAATTCATTGAAGATATTCTGGGTGAAGAAGGGCTGGCCAGATCGGTTGTGGTTGCTGCTCCGGCGGATGACTCACCGCTGATGCGCCTGCGCGCAGCCATGCTTACGACTCGGATTGCCGAATACTACCGGGACAAGGGCAAGCGAGTGCTTCTGCTGATGGACTCGCTTACCCGATACGCCCAGGCTCAGCGTGAAATTGCGCTGGCGGTTGGCGAACCACCTGCCACCAAAGGTTATCCACCTTCCGTATTCGCCAAGTTGCCGCAGCTGGTGGAGCGCACCGGCAATGGTTTGCCCGGAGGTGGTTCGATCACCGCGTTTTATACCGTGCTGACCGAAGGTGACGATCAGCAGGATCCCATTGCGGATGCAGCCAGGGCGATCCTGGATGGCCATATTGTGCTCTCGCGCCGGCTTGCAGAAGAAGGGCACTATCCTGCCATCGACGTTGAGGCTTCTATCAGCCGGGTTATGCCGCAGGTGACAGAAACCGAGCACTTCGCCCGGTCCCAGCGGTTCAAACAGGTCTATTCACGTTATCAGCAGGCCCGGGATCTGATCAGCGTAGGCGCCTATGTGAAGGGCTCCGATCCGGAAACCGACTTCGCCATTACCCATATCGGGAATATGCGCCAGTTCCTGCAGCAGGGGCTGAACGAGCGCGCTTCACTAACCGAGAGCATCGAGGGGCTGCTATCTGTGGTGCCCGAACGTCGCTCACCGGAACGCCGCAAGTCTGCTGTTCCTGATCCCGATGCCGCCAATGCAAGCAGAGGTGTCAGTTGA
- a CDS encoding STAS domain-containing protein, producing MPIQTRRSHDGQTLIIRIEGRFDFSTHQAFRDAYEHGGKDVRGYIVDLSEATYLDSSALGMLLLLRDYGGGDKASIAIENCNNDVRKILTISNFEQLFTIR from the coding sequence ATGCCGATCCAGACCCGCCGCAGTCACGACGGTCAGACTCTGATTATCAGAATAGAGGGGCGCTTTGATTTCAGCACCCATCAGGCCTTCCGCGATGCGTACGAGCATGGCGGTAAGGATGTGCGCGGTTACATTGTGGATTTGTCCGAAGCAACCTATCTCGACAGCTCAGCGCTGGGTATGTTGCTTTTGCTGAGGGACTACGGCGGGGGTGACAAGGCCAGTATTGCCATTGAAAATTGCAATAACGATGTCCGCAAGATTCTGACCATTTCCAATTTCGAGCAACTGTTCACCATTCGGTGA
- the fliF gene encoding flagellar basal-body MS-ring/collar protein FliF: MASVPAETTSNMPAAQGGDRSESNSDMFLGFNRLNLLRQVGLMVGLAASVALGVAVVLWAQEPNYQPVVGDLSAYNPQDVTTILDSNGIDYKMDTRTGALLVPSDQVFNARLKLAAEGVTDQKTMGYELLDQDRGLGTSQFMETISYRRGLEGELARTISSMRGVRGARVHLAIPERSVFVRDARDPTASVFLEVFAGRRPEHEQIAAIVNLVAGSIPMMNKDHVTVVDQNGNLLTGNESRGDGERMQDQYDYTSRLEEGLTRRVSSLIAPIVGEGRYRAEVSADLDFSSVEQAEELFNPDQQAVRSERDLTEERVAGFNGGIPGALSNQPPANATVPEQVNANTNTNAGGADGAAPAQPVNVRKESTRNYEMDRTVSYTRQELGRVRRVTVALAVDDMKVVDPETGDVTYEAWPEQELQRLSMLVRDAVGYSAARGDSVTVMNTAFAPEEEFEFETPGFWEQPWFWDLMKQVLAGLVILVLVLGLLRPTLKSLSGGGRRERGEDSDSGGYGGYDDAGSDDALRQAMAPQDDLLLPGATDSYDRQLNALKGLIAEDPARVSQVMRQWVNVDD; the protein is encoded by the coding sequence ATGGCCAGCGTTCCCGCAGAAACTACCTCAAACATGCCAGCCGCTCAGGGTGGTGATCGCTCCGAGAGCAACAGCGACATGTTTCTGGGATTTAACCGCCTGAACCTTCTGCGCCAGGTCGGCCTGATGGTGGGCCTCGCTGCCAGCGTTGCCTTGGGAGTTGCGGTTGTGCTTTGGGCCCAGGAGCCGAACTACCAGCCAGTGGTGGGGGACTTGTCGGCGTACAACCCTCAGGACGTGACCACGATCCTCGATAGCAACGGCATCGATTACAAAATGGATACGCGCACAGGTGCTCTGCTGGTGCCTTCCGATCAGGTCTTTAATGCGCGGCTCAAGCTGGCTGCCGAGGGCGTGACAGATCAGAAGACCATGGGCTACGAGTTGTTGGACCAGGATCGCGGGTTAGGCACCTCCCAGTTCATGGAAACCATCAGCTATCGCCGTGGCCTTGAGGGTGAACTGGCGCGCACCATTAGCAGCATGCGTGGCGTTCGCGGTGCCAGGGTTCATTTGGCTATTCCCGAGCGTTCCGTATTCGTGCGGGATGCCCGTGATCCGACTGCCTCGGTTTTCCTGGAGGTCTTTGCAGGCCGTCGCCCCGAGCACGAACAGATTGCAGCGATTGTGAACCTGGTCGCCGGCAGTATTCCGATGATGAACAAAGATCATGTCACGGTTGTTGACCAGAACGGCAATCTGCTGACCGGGAATGAAAGTCGTGGCGATGGCGAGCGTATGCAGGATCAGTACGACTACACCTCGCGTCTGGAAGAGGGGCTGACACGCCGTGTTTCCTCTTTGATCGCACCCATTGTTGGCGAAGGCCGGTATCGGGCAGAAGTTTCTGCAGACCTGGATTTTTCGTCGGTGGAGCAGGCGGAGGAACTGTTCAACCCAGATCAGCAGGCGGTTCGCAGTGAGCGTGATCTGACAGAAGAGCGTGTTGCCGGCTTCAACGGTGGCATCCCGGGAGCATTGTCCAATCAGCCGCCTGCCAATGCCACAGTGCCGGAACAGGTAAATGCAAATACAAATACAAATGCGGGTGGCGCTGATGGCGCAGCGCCGGCACAGCCTGTTAACGTACGCAAGGAATCTACCCGCAACTATGAGATGGATCGTACGGTCAGCTACACCCGGCAGGAGCTTGGGCGTGTGAGGCGGGTGACCGTTGCGCTTGCAGTTGATGATATGAAAGTGGTTGATCCGGAAACCGGCGATGTAACCTATGAGGCTTGGCCTGAGCAGGAGTTGCAGCGCCTGAGTATGCTGGTGCGTGATGCAGTGGGCTACTCCGCAGCCCGTGGCGACAGCGTAACCGTAATGAATACCGCGTTTGCTCCCGAAGAGGAATTTGAATTTGAAACACCGGGGTTCTGGGAGCAGCCCTGGTTCTGGGATCTGATGAAACAGGTATTGGCCGGTCTGGTTATTCTGGTGCTGGTGCTTGGCTTACTGCGCCCGACGTTGAAAAGCCTGTCTGGTGGCGGGCGCCGCGAGCGGGGGGAAGATTCCGATTCCGGTGGTTATGGCGGTTACGATGATGCTGGCAGCGACGATGCCTTGCGCCAGGCAATGGCTCCTCAGGACGACCTGCTTTTGCCGGGGGCTACAGACAGTTATGATAGGCAATTGAATGCGCTTAAAGGCCTAATCGCCGAAGACCCGGCGAGGGTTTCTCAGGTGATGCGCCAGTGGGTGAACGTTGATGACTGA
- a CDS encoding sigma-54-dependent transcriptional regulator, whose product MAKAQILIVEDDRDLREALVTTLELAKFRVREASNAHEALARLAEAPVDMVVSDVNMPGLSGHELLGEVQRLYPGLPMMLITAYGQISHAVSAMQSGAVDYLVKPFEPKVLVDAVTKVVGGSRQKPGDEQPVAEDPASKRIFQLAAKVAGSDSTVMISGESGTGKEVLARYVHQQSPRADQPFVAINCAAIPENMLEAILFGHEKGAFTGAVASAPGKFEQANGGTILLDEVSEMDPGLQSKLLRVLQEREVERVGGRKTISLDVRVIATTNRDLADFVREGRFREDLYYRLSVFPIHWQPLRERPLDILPMATSLLKKHCRKMKLTGISFAADARSALIQHRWPGNVRELDNAIQRSLVLHQGNVIHAGDLCLEIGASGRFDGHGTVAAPVAPASVAPPFEEAHLQQPEQLGAVTPVPGFSESDHPAPVSIEAGSLGDDLRQQEFRIIIQTLRKERGRRNRAAEQLGISPRTLRYKLAQMRDAGIDLDAELDMA is encoded by the coding sequence ATGGCCAAGGCCCAGATTCTGATTGTTGAAGATGACCGTGACCTGCGCGAGGCGCTGGTAACCACTCTGGAACTGGCGAAATTTCGCGTCCGCGAGGCCTCGAACGCTCATGAGGCGCTGGCACGGCTAGCAGAGGCTCCGGTCGATATGGTGGTCAGCGATGTGAACATGCCCGGGCTCTCCGGTCATGAGTTGCTGGGCGAGGTGCAACGCTTGTATCCCGGTTTGCCGATGATGCTGATTACAGCGTATGGGCAGATCAGCCACGCGGTTTCAGCCATGCAGTCCGGTGCTGTGGACTATCTGGTAAAGCCGTTTGAGCCGAAGGTGCTCGTTGATGCAGTCACCAAGGTAGTGGGCGGAAGCCGTCAGAAGCCTGGCGATGAGCAGCCTGTGGCTGAGGATCCGGCCAGTAAGCGTATATTCCAGCTGGCAGCCAAAGTGGCTGGCAGTGATTCGACGGTGATGATCTCCGGGGAAAGCGGGACCGGTAAAGAAGTTCTGGCCCGGTATGTTCACCAGCAGTCGCCACGGGCGGATCAACCTTTTGTCGCCATTAACTGTGCGGCTATTCCTGAAAACATGCTTGAAGCGATTCTGTTCGGCCATGAGAAAGGTGCCTTTACCGGCGCAGTTGCATCCGCCCCCGGAAAGTTCGAGCAAGCCAATGGTGGAACGATTCTGCTGGACGAAGTTTCGGAAATGGACCCCGGGCTCCAATCCAAACTGCTCCGGGTTTTGCAGGAGCGGGAAGTTGAGCGCGTAGGTGGTCGTAAAACCATCTCGCTGGATGTTCGTGTGATTGCCACGACTAACCGGGATCTGGCGGATTTCGTGCGGGAAGGGCGGTTCCGGGAAGATCTCTACTACCGGCTGAGTGTGTTTCCTATCCACTGGCAGCCGCTGCGGGAACGTCCGCTGGACATACTTCCGATGGCAACGTCGCTGCTGAAGAAGCATTGTCGCAAGATGAAACTGACCGGTATCAGCTTTGCTGCCGATGCCCGCAGCGCGCTGATTCAGCATAGGTGGCCCGGCAACGTGCGGGAACTGGACAACGCTATTCAGCGTTCGTTAGTTCTGCACCAGGGGAATGTGATTCACGCAGGCGATCTGTGCCTCGAGATTGGCGCCAGCGGACGTTTTGATGGCCACGGAACTGTAGCGGCCCCGGTAGCACCGGCATCTGTCGCTCCACCTTTTGAAGAAGCGCATCTGCAGCAACCGGAACAGCTGGGTGCAGTAACACCGGTCCCCGGATTTTCTGAATCCGATCACCCGGCCCCGGTATCAATTGAAGCTGGATCGCTCGGAGATGATCTGCGGCAGCAGGAGTTCCGTATAATCATCCAGACACTCAGAAAAGAGCGTGGGCGTCGCAACCGGGCCGCAGAGCAACTGGGTATTAGCCCGAGAACTCTGAGATACAAACTGGCCCAGATGCGTGATGCCGGGATTGATCTGGATGCAGAGTTGGACATGGCGTAA
- a CDS encoding flagellar assembly protein FliH, translated as MKDSSKDLSRAASRDPSRIPKEQLTAYERWELPLLDASGNEVAREEERNVKPLTAGDLAEIRQAALEDGLKEGREQGFQEGRTEGYEQGHKEGFETGQAEGKERGQSEGYDETRAEVTAGLDRLEPMLGELLLPIRQHQDEIETSLLNLTMVLARAVVYRELTIDSLQIRQVVRRALEALPSTADNVRIHVHPDDCSVVREVAERFEAAASVLEDDSILPGGCRVETRNSLVDFTVEKRFQRAVQSMLEQQTDDGEGGEPEELGALMDDLTDFQRDVLSSPDKTPNEDPVENKLSEDTSIEDTSIEDNPIEGKRDDILPG; from the coding sequence ATGAAAGACTCCTCCAAAGATCTCTCCAGAGCAGCTTCCAGAGACCCTAGTCGCATTCCCAAAGAGCAGTTAACTGCCTACGAGCGATGGGAGCTTCCGCTGCTGGATGCCAGTGGCAATGAGGTTGCTCGTGAGGAGGAGCGTAATGTCAAACCTCTGACGGCAGGTGACCTTGCCGAAATTCGCCAGGCTGCGCTGGAAGACGGCCTGAAGGAAGGCCGGGAGCAGGGTTTTCAGGAGGGCCGCACCGAAGGGTATGAACAGGGCCATAAGGAAGGATTCGAAACTGGCCAGGCTGAGGGGAAGGAGCGAGGACAGAGTGAAGGCTATGACGAAACCCGGGCAGAAGTAACCGCAGGCCTGGATCGCCTCGAACCGATGCTGGGCGAGCTGTTGCTGCCAATCCGCCAGCACCAGGATGAGATTGAAACCTCGCTGCTCAATCTCACCATGGTACTTGCCCGGGCCGTTGTTTACCGCGAGCTGACCATTGACTCCTTGCAAATCCGGCAGGTGGTGCGCCGGGCATTAGAGGCTCTGCCGTCGACGGCGGACAATGTCCGGATTCATGTTCATCCGGACGACTGCAGTGTTGTTCGTGAAGTGGCGGAACGCTTTGAAGCGGCCGCCTCCGTTCTGGAGGATGACAGCATCTTGCCTGGCGGTTGCCGGGTCGAAACCCGCAACAGTCTCGTCGACTTTACCGTTGAAAAGCGCTTTCAGCGTGCTGTTCAGAGTATGCTTGAGCAGCAGACAGATGACGGTGAGGGCGGCGAGCCCGAAGAGCTGGGCGCCCTGATGGATGACCTGACTGACTTTCAGCGAGATGTATTGAGCTCACCGGATAAAACCCCGAACGAAGACCCAGTCGAAAACAAACTTAGCGAAGACACCTCCATCGAAGACACCTCCATCGAAGACAACCCCATCGAAGGCAAGCGTGATGACATCCTCCCTGGCTGA
- the fliE gene encoding flagellar hook-basal body complex protein FliE, whose product MVQRADINSVLSDIRSLRSQMNQNQRVEQDQSVRGRIDGPRQVDQTGQTSNFGDMLSNAVNNVNEVQQNAGALRTAYDMGDPNVDITRVMIAAQKSSVSFEALTQVRNRVVKAYEDIMNMPI is encoded by the coding sequence ATGGTTCAGCGTGCCGACATCAATAGCGTTCTGTCCGATATCCGTTCACTGCGTTCGCAAATGAATCAGAACCAGCGTGTTGAGCAGGATCAGTCGGTGCGTGGCCGCATTGACGGCCCGCGCCAGGTTGATCAGACCGGGCAGACGTCGAATTTCGGCGATATGCTCAGCAATGCAGTCAACAACGTGAACGAGGTTCAGCAAAATGCCGGTGCCCTGCGGACCGCATACGATATGGGCGACCCCAATGTGGACATCACTCGGGTAATGATTGCTGCCCAGAAGTCTTCTGTGTCTTTCGAGGCTTTGACCCAGGTGCGTAACCGCGTGGTCAAGGCTTACGAAGACATCATGAATATGCCGATCTGA
- the fliJ gene encoding flagellar export protein FliJ encodes MLRSQRLTVVLALEERKEQEALERMGKARELMEQHKGQIENLNSYQQEYRDQIRNSQHGVVQVSRLQAWQAFIAQLDQVILQQQKQLVQTEAVFETRRREWQHAWERRRGMEKYIETCRKQEQRVQDLQEQKMSDEAAGRAFARRRR; translated from the coding sequence ATATTGCGTTCTCAGCGCCTGACCGTAGTGCTTGCGCTGGAAGAGCGCAAGGAGCAGGAAGCGCTGGAGCGGATGGGCAAGGCCCGGGAACTGATGGAGCAACACAAGGGTCAGATAGAAAACCTCAACAGCTACCAGCAGGAATACCGGGATCAGATCCGCAACAGTCAACACGGCGTGGTGCAGGTCAGTCGTTTGCAAGCGTGGCAGGCGTTTATTGCGCAGCTTGATCAGGTTATCCTGCAGCAGCAAAAGCAGCTGGTTCAGACCGAAGCGGTTTTTGAGACTCGTCGACGGGAGTGGCAGCACGCCTGGGAGCGTCGGCGAGGTATGGAGAAATACATCGAGACCTGTCGTAAGCAAGAGCAAAGAGTTCAGGATCTGCAGGAGCAAAAGATGTCTGATGAAGCCGCTGGCCGTGCTTTTGCGCGCCGCCGCCGCTGA
- the fliG gene encoding flagellar motor switch protein FliG, producing the protein MTDQSRLSGGDEPQKPQRKIPRVEQAAILLMSLGEADAAEVLKHMGPKEVQRVGVAMAQMKDVSKDDVSYVLTQFVEAVGGQTGLGVGNDDYIRAMLTQALGDDKAASLIDRILIGGNTTGLDTLKWMEPRAVGDIIRYEHPQIQAIVISYLDPDQAAEILATLDEKVRLDVMMRVASLESIQPQALQELNDILEKQFSGGSAAQTSRIGGVKRAADIMNFMDRSIEGSLLDSIKDMDPDLASTIEDLMFVFDNLKDIDDRGIQALLREVSSEVLVVALKGADGGVQEKIFKNMSKRAAELLQDDLEAKGPVKVSDVESAQKDIITIARRMAEAGEITLGGAGEEMM; encoded by the coding sequence ATGACTGATCAATCCAGGCTGTCGGGTGGCGATGAGCCCCAGAAGCCCCAGCGGAAAATTCCGCGGGTAGAGCAGGCCGCGATCCTGCTGATGTCTCTGGGCGAGGCGGATGCCGCCGAAGTGCTCAAGCATATGGGCCCGAAAGAAGTTCAGCGGGTGGGTGTTGCCATGGCCCAGATGAAAGACGTCAGCAAAGATGACGTCTCTTACGTGTTAACGCAGTTCGTAGAAGCGGTGGGTGGCCAGACTGGGCTGGGCGTGGGTAATGATGACTATATCCGCGCCATGCTCACCCAGGCTTTGGGTGACGACAAGGCCGCCAGCCTGATCGATCGCATTCTCATTGGTGGCAATACCACCGGGCTGGACACGCTTAAATGGATGGAGCCAAGAGCCGTCGGCGATATCATCCGCTATGAGCACCCGCAAATTCAGGCCATTGTTATCTCTTACCTGGACCCTGATCAGGCTGCCGAGATTCTTGCAACGCTGGATGAGAAAGTTCGCCTCGATGTCATGATGCGGGTTGCCTCGCTGGAAAGCATCCAGCCCCAGGCTCTGCAGGAACTGAACGACATTCTGGAAAAACAGTTTTCCGGCGGCTCAGCGGCCCAGACCAGCCGCATAGGTGGTGTAAAGCGTGCCGCGGATATCATGAACTTTATGGATCGCAGTATAGAGGGCAGCCTGCTGGACTCCATCAAGGATATGGATCCGGATCTCGCCTCTACCATCGAAGACCTCATGTTTGTATTTGATAACCTCAAGGATATTGATGACAGGGGTATTCAGGCGTTGTTGCGTGAGGTGTCCTCGGAAGTTCTCGTAGTTGCTCTCAAGGGCGCTGACGGCGGGGTTCAGGAAAAGATCTTCAAGAACATGTCCAAGCGCGCCGCCGAGTTGCTGCAGGATGACCTGGAGGCCAAAGGCCCGGTGAAGGTCAGCGACGTCGAGTCTGCCCAGAAAGACATTATTACCATTGCCCGTCGCATGGCTGAAGCGGGAGAAATCACGCTTGGCGGTGCCGGTGAAGAAATGATGTGA